The Marivivens sp. LCG002 genome contains a region encoding:
- a CDS encoding aerobic carbon-monoxide dehydrogenase large subunit encodes MKDFTDEQKERAANLKGLGSSRKRVEDARFTQGKGNYVDDIKLPGMLHGDFVRSPYAHARIKSIDTSKAMALEGVVAVLTAADLAPLNLHWMPTLAGDKQMVLADGKVLFQGQEVAFVVAKDRFIAADAVELVEVDYEELPVIVNPFEALQSDVVLREDIADKKEGAHGPRKHHNHIFTWEVGEEAATNDVIENAEVVATETVYYHRTHPCPLETCGSVASMDKVNGKLTLWGTFQAPHVVRTVASLLSGIEEHNIRVISPDIGGGFGNKVGVYPGYVCSIVASIVTGVPVKWIEDRMENLMSTAFARDYWMTGKIAATKEGKITGLHCHVTADHGAFDACADPTKFPAGFMSICTGSYDIPTAYLAVDGVYTNKAPGGVAYRCSFRVTEAVYFIERMIEVLAIELNMDAAELRRINFIKKEQFPYQSALGWEYDSGDYHTAWDKALKAVDYEGLRKEQAERVEAFKRGETRSLMGVGLTFFTEIVGAGPVKNCDILGMGMFDSCEIRIHPTGSAIARLGTISQGQGHATTFAQILASEIGLPADSITIEEGDTDTAPYGLGTYGSRSTPVAGAATALAGRKIRAKAQMIAAYLLEVHDDDVEWDIDRFVVKGAPERFKTMKEIAYAAYNQAIPGVEPGLEAVSYYDPPNMTYPFGAYVCVMDIDVDTGVQTIRKFYALDDCGTRINPMIIEGQIHGGLTEALAVALGQEIAYDDMGNVKTGTFMDFFLPTAWEVPNYITDHTVTPSPHHPIGAKGVGESPHVGGVPCFSNAVNDAFRAFGLRHTHMPHDHWRIWQTANKLGLHD; translated from the coding sequence ATGAAAGATTTTACCGACGAACAGAAAGAGCGCGCCGCCAATCTCAAAGGCCTTGGTAGCTCGCGCAAGCGGGTCGAGGACGCTCGCTTTACCCAAGGCAAGGGCAACTATGTCGACGACATTAAGCTTCCCGGCATGCTGCACGGTGACTTTGTGCGTTCGCCCTATGCCCACGCCCGGATCAAATCGATCGACACGTCCAAGGCCATGGCACTCGAGGGCGTTGTCGCTGTCTTGACCGCAGCCGACCTTGCACCTCTCAACCTTCACTGGATGCCGACCCTTGCGGGCGACAAGCAGATGGTTCTTGCCGACGGCAAAGTGCTTTTCCAAGGACAGGAAGTCGCTTTCGTGGTCGCCAAAGACCGCTTTATCGCGGCTGATGCTGTCGAACTCGTCGAAGTGGACTACGAAGAACTTCCCGTTATCGTGAACCCCTTCGAAGCGCTCCAGTCCGATGTCGTCCTTCGTGAAGACATTGCCGACAAGAAAGAAGGCGCTCACGGTCCGCGCAAGCACCACAACCACATCTTTACGTGGGAAGTCGGAGAAGAAGCCGCAACCAATGACGTGATCGAGAACGCCGAAGTGGTCGCGACCGAAACCGTCTATTACCACCGCACACACCCCTGCCCGCTCGAAACCTGCGGCTCGGTTGCGTCGATGGACAAGGTCAATGGCAAGCTCACGCTCTGGGGCACCTTCCAAGCGCCGCACGTTGTGCGGACGGTCGCATCGCTTCTCTCGGGGATCGAAGAGCACAACATCCGTGTGATCTCGCCCGATATCGGTGGCGGCTTCGGCAACAAGGTCGGTGTTTATCCCGGCTATGTCTGCTCGATCGTTGCGTCCATCGTCACGGGCGTTCCCGTCAAGTGGATCGAAGACCGCATGGAAAACCTCATGTCGACTGCCTTTGCACGCGACTATTGGATGACGGGCAAGATCGCCGCCACCAAAGAAGGCAAAATCACAGGTCTTCACTGCCATGTGACAGCCGACCACGGTGCATTTGACGCCTGTGCGGACCCGACGAAGTTCCCCGCCGGTTTCATGAGCATCTGCACGGGGTCTTATGACATCCCCACCGCCTATCTTGCGGTGGATGGCGTCTATACGAACAAAGCACCTGGCGGCGTCGCCTATCGCTGTTCGTTCCGCGTGACCGAAGCCGTGTATTTCATCGAGCGCATGATCGAAGTTCTCGCGATCGAGCTCAACATGGACGCTGCCGAGCTTCGCCGCATCAACTTTATCAAGAAAGAACAGTTCCCCTATCAGTCGGCTCTCGGCTGGGAATACGACTCGGGCGATTATCACACTGCTTGGGACAAGGCGCTCAAGGCTGTCGACTACGAAGGCCTTCGCAAGGAACAGGCCGAACGCGTCGAAGCCTTCAAGCGCGGCGAAACCCGTTCGCTTATGGGGGTCGGTCTGACGTTCTTTACCGAGATCGTCGGTGCGGGTCCTGTAAAAAACTGTGATATCCTTGGTATGGGTATGTTCGACAGCTGCGAAATCCGCATCCACCCGACGGGTTCGGCCATCGCACGTCTCGGCACCATCTCTCAGGGTCAGGGCCATGCCACGACCTTTGCACAGATTCTTGCCTCGGAAATCGGTCTGCCCGCAGACAGCATCACCATCGAAGAAGGCGACACCGACACCGCGCCTTATGGTCTTGGCACCTATGGTTCGCGGTCTACGCCCGTCGCAGGTGCTGCAACCGCTCTGGCAGGCCGCAAAATCCGCGCCAAGGCGCAGATGATCGCAGCCTACCTTCTCGAAGTGCATGATGACGATGTTGAGTGGGACATCGACCGCTTTGTCGTCAAAGGCGCACCCGAGCGGTTCAAGACCATGAAGGAAATCGCCTATGCCGCCTATAACCAGGCGATCCCGGGCGTTGAACCTGGCCTTGAAGCAGTGAGCTACTATGACCCGCCGAACATGACCTATCCCTTCGGGGCTTATGTCTGCGTGATGGATATCGACGTCGACACCGGTGTACAGACCATCCGCAAATTCTATGCGCTCGATGACTGCGGCACCCGCATCAACCCGATGATCATCGAAGGCCAGATCCACGGTGGTTTGACCGAAGCGCTCGCCGTCGCCTTGGGCCAAGAGATTGCCTATGACGACATGGGCAACGTCAAGACGGGCACGTTTATGGACTTCTTCCTGCCGACCGCTTGGGAAGTTCCGAACTACATCACGGATCACACCGTAACCCCGTCCCCGCACCATCCGATCGGTGCAAAGGGCGTCGGCGAAAGCCCGCACGTCGGCGGCGTTCCCTGCTTCTCGAACGCTGTGAACGATGCTTTCCGTGCCTTTGGCCTTCGTCACACCCACATGCCCCACGACCACTGGCGCATTTGGCAGACGGCCAACAAGCTCGG
- a CDS encoding (2Fe-2S)-binding protein — protein MSKKMHINLTVNGEHHEFLAEPRELLIYTLRERLNITGPHIGCETSHCGACTVTLNGKSVKACTMFIAQADGAEITTIEGIGSPDNLHVLQRSFREHHGLQCGYCTPGMITRASKLLEENPNPTEEEVRFGMAGNMCRCTGYQNIVKSILAAASELNAAKEAAE, from the coding sequence ATGTCCAAGAAAATGCACATCAATCTCACCGTGAACGGTGAACACCATGAGTTCCTCGCCGAACCGCGCGAGCTTCTCATCTATACGCTGCGCGAGCGCCTGAACATTACGGGCCCGCACATCGGTTGCGAGACGTCGCATTGCGGCGCTTGCACCGTTACCCTGAACGGCAAGTCGGTCAAAGCCTGCACGATGTTCATCGCACAGGCAGACGGAGCCGAGATCACCACCATCGAGGGTATCGGCTCACCCGACAACCTTCATGTGCTCCAGCGTTCCTTCCGCGAGCATCACGGGCTCCAGTGCGGCTACTGCACACCCGGCATGATCACGCGGGCGTCCAAGCTTCTCGAAGAAAACCCCAATCCGACCGAAGAAGAAGTGCGCTTCGGGATGGCCGGCAACATGTGCCGCTGCACCGGTTACCAGAACATCGTGAAATCGATCCTCGCCGCCGCGAGTGAACTGAACGCCGCGAAGGAGGCCGCAGAATGA
- a CDS encoding xanthine dehydrogenase family protein subunit M, producing the protein MIPASFDYHRPSDLEGVLALLKEHGDDARVIAGGHSLIPMMKLRMAEVPQLIDLQAIESLKGYSVNGNHVKIGAMVTQHELINSDELAAVAPILRETSLQIADPQVRYMGTVGGNVANGDPGNDMPGLMQCLDATLHLIGPNGTREVAARDYYEAAYVTAREEDEVLTAISFEAPKGGFAYEKQKRKIGDYATAAAAVTIQKDGGKVVSASIAMTNLSDTPVWSEAAGAALVGTTCDAGAIKAAVTAMLDDIDPTEDNRGPVAFKKHVAGIILTRAITRAWERA; encoded by the coding sequence ATGATTCCAGCTTCTTTCGACTACCACCGTCCCAGCGATCTCGAAGGCGTTCTCGCTCTTCTCAAAGAGCACGGAGACGACGCGCGTGTCATCGCTGGCGGGCACAGTCTCATCCCCATGATGAAACTCCGCATGGCCGAAGTTCCGCAACTCATCGACCTTCAGGCGATCGAAAGCCTCAAGGGCTATTCGGTAAACGGCAACCATGTGAAAATCGGCGCGATGGTGACGCAGCATGAACTGATCAACAGCGACGAGCTTGCCGCTGTTGCGCCTATCCTGCGTGAAACCTCGCTCCAGATTGCCGACCCCCAAGTGCGCTACATGGGCACGGTCGGCGGCAATGTCGCCAACGGCGATCCGGGCAACGACATGCCCGGGTTGATGCAGTGTCTGGACGCGACGCTGCACCTGATCGGGCCGAACGGCACCCGCGAGGTCGCGGCACGTGACTATTACGAAGCGGCCTATGTGACGGCCCGCGAAGAGGACGAAGTTCTCACCGCGATCAGCTTTGAAGCCCCCAAAGGCGGCTTTGCCTATGAGAAGCAGAAGCGCAAGATCGGGGACTATGCCACCGCTGCCGCTGCGGTCACGATCCAGAAAGACGGCGGCAAAGTCGTCTCGGCGTCCATTGCTATGACCAACCTCAGCGATACGCCCGTCTGGTCCGAAGCAGCAGGCGCCGCACTTGTCGGAACGACCTGCGACGCAGGAGCGATCAAAGCCGCTGTGACCGCCATGCTCGACGACATCGACCCGACCGAAGACAACCGCGGTCCCGTTGCATTCAAAAAGCACGTGGCCGGCATCATCCTCACTCGCGCGATCACCCGCGCTTGGGAACGCGCGTAA
- a CDS encoding MHYT domain-containing protein, translating to MAASLAVAMMAGFTGLSLTNGLSEYPSNYRKIAVSFAAIALGGGIWSMHFVAMLGLQLPFDFFYDAAITLTSALVAILVVGAALLLLHFGKRTRPKLILAGLIVGVGIIAMHYIGMAALQLCKAVYTPFGVTLSIVSSCVLSVAAFGIAYSKRNRRNILLGTIVFGLAVFAVHFIATAATKFSQLLETAKVGPIMSNETLAIGVVLSSFALCGAFLLSTATFLPSETLAAAGPEPSPTQPSNIESNLQPLAPMAMKQIPYELEGRTQFVDAGAVAAIRAEGHYTYVYTQNGHFFCAWSIAEAEKRLAKSNFIKTHRSYLINPTMVKGFERLKDTGVCYFGLPDLAKVPVSRSQLKPVREALGL from the coding sequence GTGGCTGCATCTCTTGCTGTTGCGATGATGGCGGGATTCACAGGCTTGAGCCTGACAAATGGTCTTTCCGAATATCCGTCGAACTATCGCAAAATTGCCGTCTCCTTTGCTGCGATCGCACTCGGAGGCGGGATATGGTCGATGCATTTCGTGGCGATGCTCGGGCTCCAGCTTCCCTTCGATTTCTTTTATGACGCCGCGATCACTTTGACCTCTGCGTTGGTGGCGATCCTTGTTGTCGGCGCAGCGCTCTTGCTGCTCCATTTCGGCAAGCGCACGCGGCCCAAGTTGATCTTGGCGGGGTTGATCGTCGGGGTGGGCATCATCGCAATGCACTACATCGGCATGGCCGCACTCCAACTCTGCAAGGCCGTTTATACACCCTTCGGGGTCACACTCTCGATCGTGTCATCCTGTGTGCTGAGCGTGGCGGCCTTCGGCATCGCCTATAGCAAGCGCAACAGACGGAATATCCTGCTCGGCACAATCGTGTTCGGGCTGGCGGTCTTTGCCGTGCATTTCATCGCCACCGCGGCCACCAAATTCAGCCAACTTCTCGAAACCGCAAAAGTCGGTCCGATCATGAGCAACGAAACGCTCGCAATCGGGGTCGTATTATCAAGCTTTGCGCTCTGCGGTGCGTTCCTGCTTTCCACCGCAACGTTCCTGCCTTCAGAGACACTCGCGGCTGCCGGACCCGAGCCGTCACCCACGCAGCCAAGCAATATCGAAAGCAATCTGCAGCCTCTTGCGCCGATGGCGATGAAGCAAATTCCCTACGAACTTGAAGGCCGCACCCAATTCGTTGACGCGGGCGCCGTCGCGGCCATTCGTGCCGAGGGTCACTATACCTATGTCTACACCCAAAACGGTCATTTCTTTTGTGCGTGGTCCATCGCCGAAGCCGAAAAACGGCTGGCCAAATCGAACTTCATCAAGACCCACCGCAGCTATCTGATCAACCCGACCATGGTAAAAGGCTTCGAACGTCTCAAGGATACGGGGGTCTGTTACTTCGGGCTTCCCGATCTCGCCAAGGTTCCGGTGAGCCGCTCGCAACTCAAGCCCGTGCGCGAGGCGCTGGGGCTCTGA
- a CDS encoding MarR family winged helix-turn-helix transcriptional regulator has translation MSLSKVFRNERLTYKLNIVANRAISENDSIFVRETGLNIRELRVLRLVDDTPGITFVDVSEVTSLERTLTSRIIQKLIRDGFLVRENSKEDARKFGLHTTEAGKKARAKGRLVSDRLERLLIQPLSAEEEATLNTLLNKLGAWVASKDYRDLLSAE, from the coding sequence ATGAGCCTTTCCAAAGTGTTTCGGAATGAGCGCCTCACCTATAAACTCAATATCGTGGCAAACCGCGCCATATCGGAGAACGACTCGATCTTTGTGCGCGAGACGGGTCTCAACATCCGAGAGCTTCGTGTTTTGCGGCTGGTGGACGACACGCCAGGAATCACCTTTGTCGATGTCTCAGAGGTCACCAGCCTTGAACGCACGCTCACCTCGCGCATTATCCAGAAACTCATTCGGGATGGATTTCTGGTCCGCGAGAACTCGAAAGAAGACGCGCGCAAGTTCGGGCTCCACACGACGGAAGCGGGCAAAAAAGCCCGTGCCAAGGGTCGTCTCGTCTCGGACAGATTGGAACGTCTCCTCATCCAACCCCTCAGTGCCGAAGAAGAAGCCACTTTGAACACACTTCTCAACAAGCTGGGCGCTTGGGTCGCCTCGAAGGACTATCGCGATCTCCTGAGCGCGGAATAA
- a CDS encoding amidohydrolase: protein MFDSWFQPRQQTVLDWLQTLHRHPETGFEEHETAAFVAKTLLSFGIEVETGIGGTGVVGTLVGSEGAGRRIGLRAELDALPMTEESGLPYASEIPDRFHGCGHDGHMVTLLTAAQYLSENRNFTGTVHFIFQPAEELLTGAAAMIADGLLERFPCDEVYALHNLPGMGLGQVGIPESVALSSSDNIDIVIHAKGTHGSAPQTGQDAVLAAAMLITSIQQATTRVIDARETGVISFGAIHGGTARNILPERLDLSGTMRTYDVAVRDRLARVIEDCCRATESIYGVRIECSVQSMVPAALNNSETNEAVYASAERIVGAQNVMAKARPIMASEDFSLLQARVPGTYFFVGNTGQYPHHPAFVFDPSIISVGAGVFVDLVNTRGQLVNTAPKV from the coding sequence TTGTTCGACTCTTGGTTCCAGCCCCGTCAACAGACCGTCTTGGATTGGCTGCAGACCTTGCATCGCCACCCCGAGACAGGCTTTGAAGAGCACGAAACGGCTGCGTTTGTCGCCAAGACACTCCTGTCCTTCGGGATCGAGGTCGAAACAGGGATCGGCGGAACGGGCGTTGTCGGCACTCTTGTGGGGAGCGAGGGTGCAGGGCGGCGGATCGGTCTGCGCGCAGAGCTCGATGCGCTTCCGATGACGGAAGAGTCGGGACTGCCCTATGCGTCCGAAATCCCGGACCGTTTCCATGGCTGTGGCCACGATGGACATATGGTCACTCTTCTGACTGCGGCGCAGTATCTCTCGGAAAACCGCAACTTTACCGGAACCGTCCATTTCATTTTCCAGCCTGCCGAAGAGCTTCTTACCGGAGCGGCGGCGATGATTGCGGACGGTTTGCTTGAGCGTTTCCCCTGTGACGAGGTCTATGCACTCCATAACCTTCCGGGGATGGGCTTGGGCCAAGTCGGCATTCCTGAAAGCGTCGCACTCTCGTCTTCCGACAACATCGATATCGTGATCCATGCCAAAGGAACGCATGGGTCGGCGCCGCAAACGGGGCAGGATGCCGTGCTTGCCGCCGCAATGCTGATCACCAGCATTCAACAGGCCACGACCCGCGTTATAGATGCGCGCGAGACGGGTGTTATCAGCTTCGGTGCGATCCATGGCGGAACGGCCCGCAACATCCTTCCCGAGCGGTTGGACCTTTCGGGCACGATGCGCACCTATGACGTCGCCGTGCGCGACCGCTTGGCCCGCGTGATCGAAGATTGCTGCCGCGCGACCGAAAGCATCTATGGCGTCAGGATCGAGTGCTCGGTTCAGAGCATGGTTCCCGCCGCATTGAACAATTCAGAGACCAATGAAGCCGTTTATGCCTCGGCTGAACGAATTGTCGGTGCGCAGAACGTGATGGCAAAAGCCAGACCGATCATGGCCTCGGAGGATTTCTCGCTTTTGCAGGCGCGTGTGCCCGGAACCTACTTTTTTGTCGGAAATACGGGGCAATACCCGCACCATCCGGCCTTTGTCTTCGACCCGTCGATCATATCGGTAGGGGCGGGCGTATTCGTCGATCTTGTCAATACCAGAGGGCAGCTTGTGAACACTGCCCCCAAAGTCTGA
- a CDS encoding TRAP transporter substrate-binding protein, protein MKHLLIAVSASCSITALSAQAETLTMSSWVPPTHFLYTDILAPYAEKVAEVTEGRVTIEILPAALGAPPQHWELARTGVADITWGNFTYEPERFVSMWFAEFPNAGTNATAQSVALWRTYEEFLKNNQAYAGVHMLTVGMFGGGQMHHGKATITSPDQVTGQKFRMGGPIQERLLTALGAVPVAAPATKAYEMLDSGVIDGSLHTMESVVNFRLDESLTHHTIFPNGFYDATFFVAMNEGRWNALSDADKAAIDSISGEIFAKAWGEQFDLQNASAFEKLGAAGHEIVDASPELIAAADAVYGDMVADWEVAAKDAGVEDPAAMLAFFQSTYNELAN, encoded by the coding sequence ATGAAACATCTTCTTATCGCTGTGAGCGCGAGCTGCTCGATCACTGCGCTTTCGGCACAGGCCGAGACGCTTACAATGTCAAGCTGGGTCCCGCCGACGCATTTTCTCTACACGGACATCCTTGCGCCCTATGCCGAGAAGGTTGCAGAGGTCACCGAAGGTCGCGTGACGATCGAAATTCTTCCTGCCGCTCTGGGCGCACCGCCGCAACACTGGGAGCTTGCACGCACGGGCGTAGCGGACATCACTTGGGGCAACTTTACATATGAACCCGAACGGTTCGTCTCGATGTGGTTCGCGGAATTCCCCAACGCCGGCACCAACGCTACGGCTCAATCCGTTGCCTTGTGGCGGACCTATGAAGAGTTCCTCAAGAACAACCAAGCCTATGCGGGTGTTCATATGCTCACCGTCGGCATGTTCGGTGGCGGCCAGATGCACCACGGCAAGGCCACAATCACGAGCCCGGACCAAGTCACAGGCCAAAAGTTCCGTATGGGCGGACCGATCCAGGAACGTCTTCTGACTGCACTCGGTGCTGTGCCGGTCGCGGCACCTGCAACCAAAGCCTACGAGATGCTCGACAGCGGTGTGATCGACGGCTCGCTCCACACAATGGAGTCGGTCGTGAACTTCCGGCTCGACGAGAGCCTGACCCACCACACGATTTTCCCGAACGGCTTTTATGATGCGACCTTCTTTGTTGCGATGAATGAAGGTCGCTGGAATGCGCTTTCGGACGCGGACAAAGCCGCAATCGACAGCATTTCGGGCGAAATCTTTGCCAAGGCATGGGGCGAGCAGTTCGATCTCCAGAACGCCTCGGCCTTCGAGAAGCTGGGCGCAGCCGGTCACGAGATCGTGGACGCCTCTCCCGAACTCATCGCTGCTGCCGATGCTGTCTATGGTGATATGGTCGCCGATTGGGAGGTCGCCGCAAAAGACGCAGGTGTCGAAGACCCTGCAGCCATGCTTGCTTTCTTCCAATCGACTTACAACGAATTGGCGAACTAA
- a CDS encoding TRAP transporter small permease: MDSPVIKIKRAVETLIVVLVAVMVALTFFDVIGRRIFGRPIYGANDVTEHLMGLMVFAGLPIVTAAGAHLTVDIFDKLLDRSIFRYWKAATAGLIAAILCLTAWLFVEHALNAGQIKEVSQALRIPRKPIYFYMAASCALSAVAVIVTFFKGPLGSEKSETGL, from the coding sequence ATGGACAGCCCAGTCATCAAAATCAAAAGAGCCGTCGAAACTCTGATCGTGGTTTTGGTCGCAGTCATGGTCGCGCTTACGTTTTTCGATGTGATTGGTCGTCGTATTTTCGGCCGCCCGATTTATGGCGCCAATGATGTCACCGAGCATCTTATGGGACTTATGGTCTTTGCCGGTCTACCGATTGTGACCGCTGCAGGGGCACATCTGACCGTAGATATCTTCGATAAACTGCTGGATCGGTCGATCTTTCGCTATTGGAAAGCCGCAACAGCAGGTCTCATTGCCGCGATCCTTTGCCTGACTGCTTGGCTCTTTGTCGAACACGCGTTGAATGCGGGCCAGATCAAAGAAGTGAGCCAAGCGCTGCGGATACCGCGCAAACCCATCTACTTCTATATGGCGGCAAGCTGCGCTCTTTCGGCTGTTGCGGTGATCGTCACTTTCTTCAAGGGGCCGCTCGGGTCCGAGAAAAGCGAAACAGGACTATGA
- a CDS encoding TRAP transporter large permease: MIVGFISMAVAILLAFLRVPLAFALLGTSIVGLGIATNWNIAFRLLPMTISEAVMSYDLAVVPMFILMGNVISRTGIAHDLFRAAYAFVGSVRGGLALSTMVACSGFSAVCGSSYATAATMAKVAYPSMKKYGYSDELGAGTIAAGGTLGILIPPSIIMVIFGILTQTNIGHLFVAGVIPGLLGLLMYMGAIRLVAALNPDHAPKGEKVSWSEKFKSLAGVWPFLLLFGLIIGGLYGKWFTPTEAAGMGAGLSILIATFHGRLNLKTLREVIIETAYTSVSLYTVLFGALMLSKLLTMSGLASGILGLVESTGLEGTALIFAILLVFLVLGCVMDSMAIILIFVPLFAPIVVANGFDLVWFGIVVIVATEIALITPPVGMNVFVLKAVLPDVPVTKIFKGLVPFIAVDLVRLAVLVLFPGITLWLGSTL; the protein is encoded by the coding sequence ATGATCGTTGGATTTATTTCCATGGCTGTTGCCATTCTTCTCGCCTTCTTGCGGGTGCCGCTGGCCTTTGCCCTTTTGGGCACATCGATTGTCGGGCTCGGTATCGCCACCAACTGGAATATCGCATTCCGCCTTCTGCCGATGACGATTTCCGAGGCGGTCATGTCCTATGACCTGGCCGTGGTGCCGATGTTCATCCTCATGGGCAATGTCATCTCTCGCACTGGAATCGCGCATGACCTCTTTCGCGCCGCCTATGCCTTTGTCGGGAGTGTGCGCGGCGGGCTTGCTCTTTCGACGATGGTCGCCTGTTCGGGGTTTTCCGCGGTCTGCGGGTCAAGCTATGCGACCGCTGCAACCATGGCCAAGGTCGCCTATCCGTCGATGAAGAAATACGGGTATTCGGACGAATTGGGTGCGGGCACCATTGCGGCAGGCGGCACGCTGGGCATTCTTATCCCGCCGTCGATCATCATGGTGATCTTCGGGATCCTGACCCAGACCAACATCGGCCATCTCTTTGTGGCTGGGGTCATCCCCGGTCTTCTGGGGCTTTTGATGTATATGGGGGCTATTCGCCTTGTCGCCGCCCTCAACCCCGATCATGCGCCAAAGGGCGAAAAGGTCAGCTGGAGCGAAAAGTTCAAATCACTCGCAGGTGTCTGGCCGTTCCTCCTTTTGTTCGGCCTCATCATCGGCGGCCTATACGGTAAATGGTTCACACCGACCGAAGCTGCGGGCATGGGCGCCGGCCTCTCGATCCTTATTGCGACGTTCCATGGAAGACTGAACCTCAAGACGCTGCGTGAGGTGATCATCGAAACGGCTTATACCTCGGTTTCGCTCTATACGGTGCTCTTCGGCGCTTTGATGCTCTCCAAGCTGCTTACCATGTCGGGGCTTGCCTCGGGCATTCTCGGGCTCGTGGAAAGCACAGGGCTTGAAGGCACCGCGCTGATCTTTGCGATCCTCTTGGTCTTTCTGGTGCTCGGCTGTGTCATGGACAGCATGGCGATCATCCTGATCTTTGTTCCGCTTTTTGCGCCGATCGTGGTCGCAAACGGCTTCGATCTTGTTTGGTTCGGCATTGTCGTGATCGTCGCAACGGAAATTGCGCTTATCACGCCGCCTGTCGGGATGAATGTTTTCGTGCTCAAGGCGGTTCTGCCCGATGTGCCCGTCACCAAGATCTTCAAAGGTCTCGTGCCCTTTATTGCGGTGGACTTGGTGCGCCTTGCCGTGCTTGTGTTGTTCCCTGGAATAACTCTCTGGCTCGGCTCGACTCTCTGA
- a CDS encoding trimeric intracellular cation channel family protein codes for MLYTLDLFATVVFAITGALAASRKEMDILGFLWLGAAAGVGGGTLRDLILDQPVFWTVSPAALIASLVAAALMHFIAPIFQSRIKVIIWLDAFGMAFAAIAGTVKCIGLETSGLVAVVLGVFTASAGGITRDLLAQEPSIILKRDIYVTAAATGATTVVLLHAFGLSLEISSAIGFAVAIVLRGAAIAFGWTLPVFKSRPAR; via the coding sequence ATGCTCTACACCCTCGATCTTTTTGCGACTGTGGTCTTCGCAATCACAGGCGCTCTGGCGGCCTCGCGTAAAGAGATGGATATCTTGGGGTTTCTCTGGCTCGGTGCCGCCGCGGGTGTCGGTGGCGGCACGCTGCGTGATCTCATCCTTGATCAGCCCGTCTTTTGGACCGTCTCGCCAGCGGCTTTGATTGCCAGCCTTGTCGCGGCTGCGCTGATGCATTTTATCGCCCCGATTTTCCAGTCGCGTATCAAAGTCATTATTTGGCTCGATGCCTTTGGCATGGCCTTTGCGGCGATTGCAGGCACAGTCAAATGCATCGGGCTCGAAACATCGGGATTGGTGGCCGTCGTGCTTGGCGTCTTTACGGCTTCGGCAGGGGGGATCACGCGCGATCTTTTGGCCCAAGAGCCGAGCATCATTCTCAAACGCGATATCTATGTCACCGCCGCAGCAACTGGAGCGACGACGGTCGTCTTGCTCCATGCCTTCGGCCTGTCGCTTGAAATAAGCTCTGCAATCGGTTTTGCCGTTGCGATTGTCTTGCGCGGTGCCGCGATTGCTTTCGGCTGGACATTGCCCGTCTTCAAGAGCCGTCCCGCACGCTGA